TACCATGCGGCCCATGCAAACCGTCATCGAAACTCCGACCTTTCAGAAACAGGCCGACGCCATCTGGTCGGAAGACGAGCGGCTCGATTTCGTGACCTGGATCGCCCGGAACCCACTGGCCGGCGACGTGATCCCAGGCGCCGATGGCGCGCGGAAAGTGCGCTGGGTGGCTCAAGCGAAAGGTAAGCGCGGCGGCGTGCGCGTGATCTACTTCAACTTCATGGCGCAAGGCGTGGTCTGTTTGGTCGCGATCTATGCGAAGTCGGATCAGTCCAGCATCCAACCCAACGACATATTGAGGGCCGCCCGATGAACATCGACCAGATCGCCGACGCCATCGAACAGGACGCGGGTGAAGCCTTGCCGGGTCTGCGCGAGAGCCTCGCCGAGATGCGCGACGGCCTCGTCGCGCGCACCACGACCCCGGAGCAGATGCTCGTCAGATCCGCGCGTCAGGCGCTGGGGCTTTCGCAGCCTCAGTTCGCCGACCTGATTCAGACGCCCGTGGCAACTTTGCGTGACTGGGAGCAGGGTCGATTCACGCCGCCGGGCGCGGTGCTGTGTCTTCTGAAGATCGTCGCCAAGCATCCCGAGGTATTGACTGAACTGGCGGCCTGAGCGCCTTCGTAGGGACTTCAAGCCGGCAAGTCGCCGTCTGGTGAGGCGGAAATGCCCATCAACGACACTCGCGCAGATCACGCGGTCTCAGTCCGGCGACGAGCAAGAGTGTTACATAAACCAATCCGCCCGCCAGAATCCAGCCCGTCAGCTCCAGGATCCGCGTCCAGGCGTCCGCAAGCATCCAGTCGGCACGCTCTCCAAGACCCCAGTGCAGCACAAGCCCCATCGCCAAACTGGCCGGCAACGTCTGAGCGAGCAGTCGCGTCCAGCCGGGGGGGGGGCGATAGATGCCCGATCGCCTCAGTCCGCGCAGCAGCAGGACGGCGTTGAGCGCGGCCGTGAACGCTGTTGCGAGCGCCAGGCCGGCATGTCCCAGCGGCACCATGAGTAGCAGATGCAGCACCAGCCCGACACCGAGCGCGATCAGCGCCAGCCGAACCGGCGTGCGTACGTCCTGCCGGGCGTAATAGCCGGGTACCAGCACCTTGATCGCCAGAAAGGCCGGGATCCCGAGCGCATAGGCCATGAGCGAGTACGCCGCCTGGGTGACGTCGTCGGCGCCGAACTCGGACGACAGAAAGAGTGTGGCCATCACCGGCTCGGCCAGCACCAGCAGTCCGACCGCCGCCGGCAGACCGAGCAGCAGTGCCAGCCGCAAGGCCCAGTCGAGCGTATCTGAGAAGCGCTCGGAATCCTGCGCGGCCTGACGTTGCGACAGACGCGGCAGGATCACCGTGCCCAGCGCCACGCCCAGCAGGCCGAGCGGCAGTTCCATGAGCCGATCCGAGTAATAGAGCCAGGAGATGCTGCCGGTCACGAGCACCGAGGCCAGCAGGGTGTCGAGCAGCAGGCTGATCTGGCCCACGGACACGCCCAGCACCGCCGGCCCCAGACGCCTGAAAACAGCGATCACGCCCGGATCGCGCGGTTTGAAGCGCGGTCGCGGCAACAGCCCGAGCCGTGCCAGAAAGGGCAGTTGAAACGCCAGTTGCACCAGCCCGGCGACGAGCACGCCCCAGGCCAGCGCCAGGATCGGCGTCTCCAGCAACGGTGCCAGCCACAACGCACAGCCGATCAGGACGATGTTGAGCAGCGCCGGAGTGAAAGCCGGCACCCCGAAACGTTCATAGGTGTTGAGCAGGGCGCCGGCCAGCGCCGTGAGCGTGATGAAGAACAGATAGGGCAGGGTGAGCCGCAGCAGCATCGTGGCCAGCGCGAGTTGATCGGCGTCCGCGCCGAAGCCGGGCGCGAAGACCAGGATCAGCAGCGGTGCGGCCAGAATGCCGAGTCCGGTGATCAGGAGTAGCGCAGCAGCCAGTGTGCCTGTCAGGTCATCGACGAAGGACTTGAGCGCCGGCAGCCCCTGTCGCTCGCGATAGTCGTTGAGTACCGGCACCAGCGCCATCGAGAAGGCGCCCTCGGCGAACAGCCGGCGCGCGAAATTGGGGATCTTGAAGGCGACGAAGAAGGCATCGGTCGCCGCATCGGCGCCGAACACGCGCGCGATGGTCAGATCCCGCACGAATCCCAGAATACGCGACAACAGCGTTCCGCCGCCCACCTTGGCGAACGAGGCAACCAGCGAGGCCATGGATCGGAGGCGGCTCCAGACAGGAAAAGGCGCTGATTATAATTGACAATCGTGCTCCGATCCGAAATACTGCGTCGTCTAAAACCGCGTTCGGTGTGGCCCAAGCTGCTGGCCGACCCTCCACGCGGTTTCATCGTTTTTACCTCGACCGCGTCAGACATCGAATTCTCGGGAGACTCAGTTGGCTAATTCACCTCAAGCGCGCAAGCGCGCCCGTCAGGCGGAAGACCGTCGTCAGCGTAACATGGCTCAGCGCAGCACCCTGCGCACCTTCATCAAGAAGGTGATCAAGGCGATCCGCGCCGAAGACAAGGAAGCGGCCGTGCAGGCGTTCAAAGACGCCGTGCCGCGTATCGACCGCGCCGCGCGCAAGGGCCTGATCCACGCCAACAAGGCGGCGCGTCACAAGAGCCGTCTGAACGCCCACATCAAGGCCATGGCCTGATCGCGAAGACGCTCGTACTGAAGACACGAAAAACCGGCCTTGAGCCGGTTTTTTGTTGCCTGCAAATCGTGCTCAGGCCGTCTTTCGCGGACGATAAGCCAGGGCGAGCAGCAATGCACCCGCGAGCATCATCGGCAGCGACAGGATCTGCCCCATGGTCAGCCAGTCGAAGGCCAGATAGCCGATGTGGGCATCGGGTTCGCGCACGAATTCGACCAGGAAGCGGAAACCGCCGTAGCCCAGCAGGAACAGCCCCGAGACCGCCATCATCGGACGCGGACGGCTGGAGAAGATCCAGAGCACGGCGAACAGTACCAGTCCTTCGAGTGCAGCCTCGTAGAGCTGAGAGGCGTGCACGGCCGGACTCAGCAGGGCGTCGGCCGGCTGGTCGAGACACTGACGCGGAAAGCGCTCGCAGGAAAGTTGAAAACCCCAGGGCCACTCGGTGCGATGCCCCCAGAGTTCGCCATTGATGAAGTTGCCGATGCGCCCGGCCAGCAGTCCG
The sequence above is drawn from the Allochromatium vinosum DSM 180 genome and encodes:
- the rpsT gene encoding 30S ribosomal protein S20 → MANSPQARKRARQAEDRRQRNMAQRSTLRTFIKKVIKAIRAEDKEAAVQAFKDAVPRIDRAARKGLIHANKAARHKSRLNAHIKAMA
- a CDS encoding helix-turn-helix domain-containing protein codes for the protein MNIDQIADAIEQDAGEALPGLRESLAEMRDGLVARTTTPEQMLVRSARQALGLSQPQFADLIQTPVATLRDWEQGRFTPPGAVLCLLKIVAKHPEVLTELAA
- the murJ gene encoding murein biosynthesis integral membrane protein MurJ, producing MASLVASFAKVGGGTLLSRILGFVRDLTIARVFGADAATDAFFVAFKIPNFARRLFAEGAFSMALVPVLNDYRERQGLPALKSFVDDLTGTLAAALLLITGLGILAAPLLILVFAPGFGADADQLALATMLLRLTLPYLFFITLTALAGALLNTYERFGVPAFTPALLNIVLIGCALWLAPLLETPILALAWGVLVAGLVQLAFQLPFLARLGLLPRPRFKPRDPGVIAVFRRLGPAVLGVSVGQISLLLDTLLASVLVTGSISWLYYSDRLMELPLGLLGVALGTVILPRLSQRQAAQDSERFSDTLDWALRLALLLGLPAAVGLLVLAEPVMATLFLSSEFGADDVTQAAYSLMAYALGIPAFLAIKVLVPGYYARQDVRTPVRLALIALGVGLVLHLLLMVPLGHAGLALATAFTAALNAVLLLRGLRRSGIYRPPPGWTRLLAQTLPASLAMGLVLHWGLGERADWMLADAWTRILELTGWILAGGLVYVTLLLVAGLRPRDLRECR
- the lgt gene encoding prolipoprotein diacylglyceryl transferase; translated protein: MLTYPDIDPVALALGPLKVHWYGLMYLIGFALAWWLGRWRARRPESGWTTEMVDDLIFYGVLGVIVGGRLGYMLFYGFDQILTNPLNLLKVWEGGMSFHGGLIGVMVAIWLFARRHRLHFFQVGDFLAPLVPTGLLAGRIGNFINGELWGHRTEWPWGFQLSCERFPRQCLDQPADALLSPAVHASQLYEAALEGLVLFAVLWIFSSRPRPMMAVSGLFLLGYGGFRFLVEFVREPDAHIGYLAFDWLTMGQILSLPMMLAGALLLALAYRPRKTA